One Fundulus heteroclitus isolate FHET01 chromosome 11, MU-UCD_Fhet_4.1, whole genome shotgun sequence DNA segment encodes these proteins:
- the aldocb gene encoding fructose-bisphosphate aldolase C-B, which yields MTHQYPALTTEQKKELQDIAQRIVAPGKGILAADESTGSMAKRLNPIGVENTEENRRRYRQLLFTADQRIDSCIGGVIFFHETLYQKTDDGTPFAKLIKDRGIVVGIKVDKGVVPLAGTNGETTTQGLDGLSERCAQYKKDGADFAKWRSVLKISETTPSQLAIMENANVLARYASICQQNGIVPIVEPEILPDGDHDLKRCQYVTEKVLAAVYKALSDHHVYLEGTLLKPNMVTPGHSCPTKFSSEEIAMATVTALRRTVPPAVTGVTFLSGGQSEEEASVNLNSINTCPLTKPWALTFSYGRALQASALNAWKGELNNEKAATEEFIKRAQANGLAALGKYESSGNAGAAAKSLYVANHAY from the exons ATGACTCACCAGTACCCCGCGCTGACTACTGAGCAGaagaaggagctgcaggacatCGCTCAGAGGATAGTCGCTCCAGGAAAGGGCATCCTAGCTGCCGATGAGTCCACCG GCAGCATGGCGAAACGCCTGAACCCCATCGGGGTGGAGAACACGGAGGAGAACAGGCGCCGCTACCGCCAGCTGCTCTTCACCGCGGACCAGCGCATCGACAGCTGCATCGGCGGCGTCATCTTCTTCCACGAAACCCTCTACCAGAAGACCGACGATGGCACTCCCTTCGCTAAGCTCATCAAAGACCGCGGCATCGTTGTCGGCATCAAG GTCGACAAAGGTGTCGTGCCCCTCGCTGGAACAAACGGAGAGACCACCACCCAGG GTTTGGACGGCCTCAGCGAGCGCTGCGCTCAGTACAAGAAGGACGGCGCCGACTTCGCCAAGTGGCGCAGCGTGCTGAAGATCAGCGAGACCACGCCATCCCAGCTGGCCATCATGGAGAACGCAAACGTGCTGGCCCGATATGCAAGCATCTGCCAGCAG AACGGCATCGTCCCAATCGTGGAGCCAGAGATCCTCCCTGACGGGGACCACGACCTGAAGCGTTGCCAGTACGTCACAGAGAAG GTCCTGGCCGCCGTCTACAAGGCGCTGTCGGACCACCACGTGTACCTGGAGGGGACGCTGCTGAAACCCAACATGGTCACGCCTGGACACTCCTGTCCCACCAAGTTCTCCAGCGAGGAGATCGCCATGGCTACCGTCACCGCCCTGCGCCGCACCGTACCCCCCGCTGTTACAG GAGTGACTTTCCTGTCCGGTGGCCAGTCTGAGGAGGAGGCCAGCGTAAACCTGAACTCCATCAACACCTGCCCACTGACCAAGCCCTGGGCCCTGACCTTCTCCTACGGCCGCGCCCTGCAGGCCTCCGCCCTCAACGCGTGGAAAGGGGAGCTGAACAACGAGAAGGCCGCCACCGAGGAGTTCATCAAGCGCGCCCAG GCTAACGGGCTGGCCGCTCTCGGAAAGTACGAGTCCTCCGGAAACGCCGGCGCCGCCGCCAAGTCCCTCTACGTGGCTAACCACGCCTATTAA